From Acipenser ruthenus chromosome 23, fAciRut3.2 maternal haplotype, whole genome shotgun sequence, the proteins below share one genomic window:
- the LOC117412743 gene encoding SH3 domain and tetratricopeptide repeat-containing protein 2-like isoform X4: protein MNKEERVCRSAGANEDFTEEDDMTTGNLGPLMEPHPPESSSDNEEETVSLAAGQEFSTDVQLTFCVMRRSCGLQDSALQEGVRTRLRIVESSGQEIPELFKGLSARLVSVHIERDCFSITFKTVEEIWKFSTYLVLGHVARCLENFLFDQSFWLNEALVDDVEISVTLNQEHLATVYLGLLLQEGTFFAKALCPITNPDDDDLCIKKNDLVMVKNVGQDSFWEGMLLSSGRHDLVPVSAMQPLPYPFHQWFLKTYPGSAGSPSPGKCLFDHAIGKGTCVAVVDNNSKGTDELNFNKGEQLEIVGFLLSGLEWFVGRCVSSGKTGFVRTIHVKPESFKPLDTHLVFLSEEEKALLTMLDPSNEQCYDTLLNNLAKTDINTVYRLDKLVKSEFPDLKNKSQLEEMSLDGFTESSVLERYETVPTEHSPEQTDSKSQCSNKDITCLTFSSEDTFKEMDELEEDPKFFVDLNTWDTEDSEFFEPILTFLNEDHYVSHYQSLYDISFSFLNSTFYGFSEEGELVQYLENAREWAKKSRMNWALRRICFLLGRLCAKKVKFSQARVYFEESLGVTGCGFADTFLLTALYINLAAIYLKQNMKEKLEVILEKANSLFLCLPQHLFSSLNEFEVLQLVLKKAIMTSDMHLEARTCFLVMTLFLKLGRTEGALPFVERLQFLSLSISAQTTVSPVDLNWMLSTLYYDKYLPHMSLGSLRLASDQRRSLHATLQNVDRFIQNAIRLNAQWAGDNSPLPAQITIYLKQALAIASQSGDIQAQRDLCLSLVNVYQHYRVFDGAVEYAERAIETGRQINEEEAFKASLLLAWLLICNEQVEKASDILASLLKSLDETDSSTQRGVVHNLLAICLRKENRIKEAAGNLYWALKKSQETGNKRNQALTLANFGYLALSIRAYVLAEGYLLKSLQLFSELLDSSTDADHVQACLLLGQCYIETKRTEDGRLCYETALLIAMSARNLHSQLHAAKSLSCFYEKVLPRLGQCIIYYEHCVSLSRQLKDKRLEGELLETLSKLYSSLKTEKACRKSLDYTKQSLRIFIDLGKKDKEAESWLQAGRIYYMIRENELVEMYLQAAIETAQRMNDSQFVMRMYEEAGDVFYKGNGHREAAIAFYRDGAVPLSRSTGDADSELRLINKLTELETNLKHYDDALQYATLAVRLSVSTGDQLKERIAFHRLASVHYSLQQYEMAENYYLKALSLSPLQCVKEARYFVKVYYRLGDLTLHKLEDALDASGYFNLALAAALEELENKEALYIIYIKLAEIHASHVPDEKLHSFFMSNAQALRKEPAPDTDTFC from the exons ATGAACAAGGAAGAAAGAG TGTGTAGATCAGCTGGTGCCAATGAAGACTTCACAGAGGAAGACGACATGACAACAG GAAATCTGGGGCCTCTAATGGAACCCCATCCGCCAGAAAGCTCTTCGGACAATGAGGAAGAAACAGTGTCCCTCGCAGCGGGGCAAGAATTCTCCACAG ATGTGCAGCTCACATTTTGTGTGATGAGACGGTCATGTGGGCTTCAGGATTCAGCCCTGCAGGAGGGGGTCAGAACGAGGCTGAGGATTGTTGAGAGCAGTGGTCAGGAAATACCTGAGCTGTTCAAG GGTTTGTCAGCTAGGCTGGTATCTGTTCACATTGAAAGAGACTGCTTTTCCATCACCTTCAAGACAGTAGAAGAGATCTGGAAGTTCTCAACGTATCTTGTGCTAG GACATGTTGCCCGCTGTTTGGAGAACTTTCTGTTTGACCAGTCTTTCTGGTTGAATGAAGCCCTTGTAGATGATGTGGAGATCAGTGTGACACTAAATCAAGAACATCTTGCAACAGTGTACCTGGGGCTGCTTCTGCAGGAAG GGACATTCTTTGCCAAAGCCCTGTGCCCCATTACAAACCCTGACGATGATGACCTGTGTATCAAAAAGAACGACCTGGTCATGGTGAAGAACGTTGGTCAGGATTCGTTTTGGGAAGGCATGTTGCTCTCTTCAGGGCGACATGACTTAGTGCCAGTGTCAGCCATGCAACCCCTTCCTTACCCTTTTCACCA gtGGTTCCTCAAGACATACCCAGGAAGTGCTGGTAGTCCATCCCCCGGCAAATGCCTGTTTGACCACGCCATTG GTAAAGGCACCTGTGTTGCTGTAGTGGATAACAATTCAAAAGGGACGGATGAACTCAATTTTAACAAAGGGGAGCAGTTAGAAATTGTTGGCTTCCTTCTCTCTGGGCTGGAGTGGTTTGTAGGAAGATGTGTCTCCAGTGGAAAAACAGGATTTGTCCGAACAATACATGTGAAACCAGAGAGTTTTAAACCACT AGATACACATTTAGTCTTTCTGAGTGAAGAAGAGAAAGCATTACTAACCATGTTAGACCCCAGCAATGAACAATGTTACGATACTCTCTTGAACAACCTTGCAAAAACTGACATCAATACAGTTTACAGACTAG ATAAATTGGTAAAATCCGAATTTCCAGATCTTAAGAACAAATCACAGCTTG aagaaATGAGTTTGGATGGGTTCACAGAAAGCTCCGTGTTAGAAAGATATGAAACGGTCCCCACTGAGCACTCGCCCGAGCAAACTGACTCAAAATCTCAGTGCTCAAACAAAGACATTACATGCCTTACATTCAGCTCTGAAGATACATTCAAGGAAATGGATGAACTTGAAGAGGATCCAAAATTCTTTGTAGATCTTAACACCTGGGATACAGAGGACTCTGAATTTTTTGAACCAATTCTGACGTTCCTAAATGAAGATCATTATGTTTCACACTACCAGAGCCTCTATGACATCTCCTTTTCCTTTCTGAATTCCACCTTCTATGGATTTTCAGAAGAGGGTGAGCTAGTTCAGTATCTGGAGAATGCAAGGGAATGGGCAAAGAAAAGCAGAATGAACTGGGCTCTTAGGAGGATCTGTTTTCTTTTGGGTAGGCTTTGTGCAAAAAAGGTGAAGTTCTCACAGGCTAGGGTTTACTTTGAAGAATCACTTGGTGTCACGGGCTGTGGGTTTGCTGACACATTTCTGTTAACTGCCCTCTACATAAACCTTGCAGCTATCTACttgaaacaaaatatgaaagaaaaGCTGGAAGTGATTTTGGAAAAAGCCAACTCACTGTTCCTTTGCCTTCCTCAACACCTCTTCAGCTCCTTGAATGAGTTTGAAGTTCTACAGCTTGTCCTTAAGAAAGCGATTATGACAAGTGATATGCACTTAGAGGCCCGGACCTGTTTTCTTGTCATGACCCTCTTCTTAAAACTTGGAAGGACGGAAGGAGCCTTGCCCTTTGTGGAACGTCTGCAGTTTCTCTCACTTAGCATCTCTGCCCAAACCACAGTTTCCCCTGTGGACCTGAATTGGATGCTGAGCACACTCTACTATGACAAGTACCTGCCACATATGTCTTTGGGGTCATTAAGACTTGCTTCAGATCAAAGACGGTCCCTTCATGCTACTCTTCAGAATGTGGACCGGTTTATTCAAAATGCCATTAGACTCAATGCACAATGGGCAGGAGATAACTCACCTCTCCCAGCACAAATAACAATTTACCTCAAGCAAGCTTTAGCTATTGCAAGCCAAAGTGGTGACATACAGGCCCAAAGAGACCTGTGTCTGAGTTTGGTCAATGTATATCAACATTATAGAGTTTTTGACGGCGCAGTAGAGTATGCTGAAAGAGCTATAGAGACCGGGAGACAAATCAATGAAGAAGAGGCTTTTAAAGCTTCACTGTTGTTGGCCTGGTTGCTCATTTGTAATGAACAAGTGGAAAAGGCCTCAGATATACTGGCGTCTCTCCTCAAATCTCTGGATGAAACGGACAGTTCTACACAAAGAGGGGTTGTTCACAATCTCCTGGCCATTTGCTTACGGAAAGAGAATAGGATCAAGGAGGCAGCTGGTAACTTGTACTGGGCACTGAAAAAGTCTCAAGAAACTGGAAACAAAAGAAATCAAGCACTCACACTGGCTAACTTCGGCTACCTAGCGCTTTCCATTAGGGCCTACGTTCTGGCTGAGGGTTACCTCCTCAAGTCACTTCAGCTCTTTTCAGAACTCCTTGACAGCTCCACAGATGCAGACCACGTGCAGGCTTGTCTCTTGCTTGGGCAGTGCTACATTGAGACAAAGCGGACTGAGGATGGGAGGCTGTGCTATGAAACAGCCCTTCTAATAGCTATGAGTGCCAGGAATCTACACA GTCAGCTGCATGCTGCTAAATCGCTCAGCTGTTTTTATGAGAAGGTTTTGCCCAGACTCGGACAGTGTATTATATATTATGAACACTGTGTGTCACTGTCGAGACAGCTGAAGGATAAAAGGCTGGAAGGAGAGCTTTTAGAAACTCTGAGCAAACTCTATTCATCACTGAAAACAGAAAA AGCCTGTAGAAAGTCCTTAGATTACACCAAGCAGAGCCTCAGAATTTTCATTGACCTGGGAAAGAAAGACAAAGAAGCTGAAAGCTGGCTTCAGGCAGGGAGAATCTACTACATGATACGAGAAAATGAACTGGTGGAGATGTATCTACAG GCAGCTATCGAGACGGCTCAGAGGATGAATGATTCACAGTTTGTCATGAGGATGTATGAAGAAGCTGGGGATGTCTTTTATAAAGGGAATGGACACAGAGAAGCTGCAATAGCTTTCTACAGG GATGGAGCTGTCCCCCTTTCCAGAAGTACTGGCGATGCAGATTCAGAATTACGCCTAATTAATAAACTTACAGAACTAGAAACAAACTTGAAGCACTATGACGATGCTCTGCAATACGCCACTCTTGCTGTGAGACTAAGTGTATCTACAG GTGACCAGTTGAAAGAGCGGATTGCATTCCATCGCCTGGCAAGTGTACATTATTCTCTCCAGCAGTACGAAATGGCTGAGAATTACTATCTGAAAGCTCTTTCCTTGAGCCCGTTGCAGTGTGTCAAAGAGGCCAGGTACTTTGTTAAAGTCTATTACAGACTAGGGGATTTAACTCTGCACAAACTAGAG gATGCCTTGGATGCATCAGGTTACTTTAACCTGGCCCTGGCTGCAGCACTTGAAGAACTTGAGAACAAAGAAGCGCTTTACATCATTTACATAAAGCTTGCAGAGATACATGCTAGTCACGTGCCAGATGAGAAGCTCCACAGCTTTTTCATGAGCAATGCACAAGCTCTCAGGAAAGAACCGGCCCCAGACACAGACACATTCTGCTAA
- the LOC117412743 gene encoding SH3 domain and tetratricopeptide repeat-containing protein 2-like isoform X5 encodes MTTGNLGPLMEPHPPESSSDNEEETVSLAAGQEFSTDVQLTFCVMRRSCGLQDSALQEGVRTRLRIVESSGQEIPELFKGLSARLVSVHIERDCFSITFKTVEEIWKFSTYLVLGHVARCLENFLFDQSFWLNEALVDDVEISVTLNQEHLATVYLGLLLQEGTFFAKALCPITNPDDDDLCIKKNDLVMVKNVGQDSFWEGMLLSSGRHDLVPVSAMQPLPYPFHQWFLKTYPGSAGSPSPGKCLFDHAIGKGTCVAVVDNNSKGTDELNFNKGEQLEIVGFLLSGLEWFVGRCVSSGKTGFVRTIHVKPESFKPLDTHLVFLSEEEKALLTMLDPSNEQCYDTLLNNLAKTDINTVYRLDKLVKSEFPDLKNKSQLEEMSLDGFTESSVLERYETVPTEHSPEQTDSKSQCSNKDITCLTFSSEDTFKEMDELEEDPKFFVDLNTWDTEDSEFFEPILTFLNEDHYVSHYQSLYDISFSFLNSTFYGFSEEGELVQYLENAREWAKKSRMNWALRRICFLLGRLCAKKVKFSQARVYFEESLGVTGCGFADTFLLTALYINLAAIYLKQNMKEKLEVILEKANSLFLCLPQHLFSSLNEFEVLQLVLKKAIMTSDMHLEARTCFLVMTLFLKLGRTEGALPFVERLQFLSLSISAQTTVSPVDLNWMLSTLYYDKYLPHMSLGSLRLASDQRRSLHATLQNVDRFIQNAIRLNAQWAGDNSPLPAQITIYLKQALAIASQSGDIQAQRDLCLSLVNVYQHYRVFDGAVEYAERAIETGRQINEEEAFKASLLLAWLLICNEQVEKASDILASLLKSLDETDSSTQRGVVHNLLAICLRKENRIKEAAGNLYWALKKSQETGNKRNQALTLANFGYLALSIRAYVLAEGYLLKSLQLFSELLDSSTDADHVQACLLLGQCYIETKRTEDGRLCYETALLIAMSARNLHSQLHAAKSLSCFYEKVLPRLGQCIIYYEHCVSLSRQLKDKRLEGELLETLSKLYSSLKTEKACRKSLDYTKQSLRIFIDLGKKDKEAESWLQAGRIYYMIRENELVEMYLQAAIETAQRMNDSQFVMRMYEEAGDVFYKGNGHREAAIAFYRDGAVPLSRSTGDADSELRLINKLTELETNLKHYDDALQYATLAVRLSVSTGDQLKERIAFHRLASVHYSLQQYEMAENYYLKALSLSPLQCVKEARYFVKVYYRLGDLTLHKLEDALDASGYFNLALAAALEELENKEALYIIYIKLAEIHASHVPDEKLHSFFMSNAQALRKEPAPDTDTFC; translated from the exons ATGACAACAG GAAATCTGGGGCCTCTAATGGAACCCCATCCGCCAGAAAGCTCTTCGGACAATGAGGAAGAAACAGTGTCCCTCGCAGCGGGGCAAGAATTCTCCACAG ATGTGCAGCTCACATTTTGTGTGATGAGACGGTCATGTGGGCTTCAGGATTCAGCCCTGCAGGAGGGGGTCAGAACGAGGCTGAGGATTGTTGAGAGCAGTGGTCAGGAAATACCTGAGCTGTTCAAG GGTTTGTCAGCTAGGCTGGTATCTGTTCACATTGAAAGAGACTGCTTTTCCATCACCTTCAAGACAGTAGAAGAGATCTGGAAGTTCTCAACGTATCTTGTGCTAG GACATGTTGCCCGCTGTTTGGAGAACTTTCTGTTTGACCAGTCTTTCTGGTTGAATGAAGCCCTTGTAGATGATGTGGAGATCAGTGTGACACTAAATCAAGAACATCTTGCAACAGTGTACCTGGGGCTGCTTCTGCAGGAAG GGACATTCTTTGCCAAAGCCCTGTGCCCCATTACAAACCCTGACGATGATGACCTGTGTATCAAAAAGAACGACCTGGTCATGGTGAAGAACGTTGGTCAGGATTCGTTTTGGGAAGGCATGTTGCTCTCTTCAGGGCGACATGACTTAGTGCCAGTGTCAGCCATGCAACCCCTTCCTTACCCTTTTCACCA gtGGTTCCTCAAGACATACCCAGGAAGTGCTGGTAGTCCATCCCCCGGCAAATGCCTGTTTGACCACGCCATTG GTAAAGGCACCTGTGTTGCTGTAGTGGATAACAATTCAAAAGGGACGGATGAACTCAATTTTAACAAAGGGGAGCAGTTAGAAATTGTTGGCTTCCTTCTCTCTGGGCTGGAGTGGTTTGTAGGAAGATGTGTCTCCAGTGGAAAAACAGGATTTGTCCGAACAATACATGTGAAACCAGAGAGTTTTAAACCACT AGATACACATTTAGTCTTTCTGAGTGAAGAAGAGAAAGCATTACTAACCATGTTAGACCCCAGCAATGAACAATGTTACGATACTCTCTTGAACAACCTTGCAAAAACTGACATCAATACAGTTTACAGACTAG ATAAATTGGTAAAATCCGAATTTCCAGATCTTAAGAACAAATCACAGCTTG aagaaATGAGTTTGGATGGGTTCACAGAAAGCTCCGTGTTAGAAAGATATGAAACGGTCCCCACTGAGCACTCGCCCGAGCAAACTGACTCAAAATCTCAGTGCTCAAACAAAGACATTACATGCCTTACATTCAGCTCTGAAGATACATTCAAGGAAATGGATGAACTTGAAGAGGATCCAAAATTCTTTGTAGATCTTAACACCTGGGATACAGAGGACTCTGAATTTTTTGAACCAATTCTGACGTTCCTAAATGAAGATCATTATGTTTCACACTACCAGAGCCTCTATGACATCTCCTTTTCCTTTCTGAATTCCACCTTCTATGGATTTTCAGAAGAGGGTGAGCTAGTTCAGTATCTGGAGAATGCAAGGGAATGGGCAAAGAAAAGCAGAATGAACTGGGCTCTTAGGAGGATCTGTTTTCTTTTGGGTAGGCTTTGTGCAAAAAAGGTGAAGTTCTCACAGGCTAGGGTTTACTTTGAAGAATCACTTGGTGTCACGGGCTGTGGGTTTGCTGACACATTTCTGTTAACTGCCCTCTACATAAACCTTGCAGCTATCTACttgaaacaaaatatgaaagaaaaGCTGGAAGTGATTTTGGAAAAAGCCAACTCACTGTTCCTTTGCCTTCCTCAACACCTCTTCAGCTCCTTGAATGAGTTTGAAGTTCTACAGCTTGTCCTTAAGAAAGCGATTATGACAAGTGATATGCACTTAGAGGCCCGGACCTGTTTTCTTGTCATGACCCTCTTCTTAAAACTTGGAAGGACGGAAGGAGCCTTGCCCTTTGTGGAACGTCTGCAGTTTCTCTCACTTAGCATCTCTGCCCAAACCACAGTTTCCCCTGTGGACCTGAATTGGATGCTGAGCACACTCTACTATGACAAGTACCTGCCACATATGTCTTTGGGGTCATTAAGACTTGCTTCAGATCAAAGACGGTCCCTTCATGCTACTCTTCAGAATGTGGACCGGTTTATTCAAAATGCCATTAGACTCAATGCACAATGGGCAGGAGATAACTCACCTCTCCCAGCACAAATAACAATTTACCTCAAGCAAGCTTTAGCTATTGCAAGCCAAAGTGGTGACATACAGGCCCAAAGAGACCTGTGTCTGAGTTTGGTCAATGTATATCAACATTATAGAGTTTTTGACGGCGCAGTAGAGTATGCTGAAAGAGCTATAGAGACCGGGAGACAAATCAATGAAGAAGAGGCTTTTAAAGCTTCACTGTTGTTGGCCTGGTTGCTCATTTGTAATGAACAAGTGGAAAAGGCCTCAGATATACTGGCGTCTCTCCTCAAATCTCTGGATGAAACGGACAGTTCTACACAAAGAGGGGTTGTTCACAATCTCCTGGCCATTTGCTTACGGAAAGAGAATAGGATCAAGGAGGCAGCTGGTAACTTGTACTGGGCACTGAAAAAGTCTCAAGAAACTGGAAACAAAAGAAATCAAGCACTCACACTGGCTAACTTCGGCTACCTAGCGCTTTCCATTAGGGCCTACGTTCTGGCTGAGGGTTACCTCCTCAAGTCACTTCAGCTCTTTTCAGAACTCCTTGACAGCTCCACAGATGCAGACCACGTGCAGGCTTGTCTCTTGCTTGGGCAGTGCTACATTGAGACAAAGCGGACTGAGGATGGGAGGCTGTGCTATGAAACAGCCCTTCTAATAGCTATGAGTGCCAGGAATCTACACA GTCAGCTGCATGCTGCTAAATCGCTCAGCTGTTTTTATGAGAAGGTTTTGCCCAGACTCGGACAGTGTATTATATATTATGAACACTGTGTGTCACTGTCGAGACAGCTGAAGGATAAAAGGCTGGAAGGAGAGCTTTTAGAAACTCTGAGCAAACTCTATTCATCACTGAAAACAGAAAA AGCCTGTAGAAAGTCCTTAGATTACACCAAGCAGAGCCTCAGAATTTTCATTGACCTGGGAAAGAAAGACAAAGAAGCTGAAAGCTGGCTTCAGGCAGGGAGAATCTACTACATGATACGAGAAAATGAACTGGTGGAGATGTATCTACAG GCAGCTATCGAGACGGCTCAGAGGATGAATGATTCACAGTTTGTCATGAGGATGTATGAAGAAGCTGGGGATGTCTTTTATAAAGGGAATGGACACAGAGAAGCTGCAATAGCTTTCTACAGG GATGGAGCTGTCCCCCTTTCCAGAAGTACTGGCGATGCAGATTCAGAATTACGCCTAATTAATAAACTTACAGAACTAGAAACAAACTTGAAGCACTATGACGATGCTCTGCAATACGCCACTCTTGCTGTGAGACTAAGTGTATCTACAG GTGACCAGTTGAAAGAGCGGATTGCATTCCATCGCCTGGCAAGTGTACATTATTCTCTCCAGCAGTACGAAATGGCTGAGAATTACTATCTGAAAGCTCTTTCCTTGAGCCCGTTGCAGTGTGTCAAAGAGGCCAGGTACTTTGTTAAAGTCTATTACAGACTAGGGGATTTAACTCTGCACAAACTAGAG gATGCCTTGGATGCATCAGGTTACTTTAACCTGGCCCTGGCTGCAGCACTTGAAGAACTTGAGAACAAAGAAGCGCTTTACATCATTTACATAAAGCTTGCAGAGATACATGCTAGTCACGTGCCAGATGAGAAGCTCCACAGCTTTTTCATGAGCAATGCACAAGCTCTCAGGAAAGAACCGGCCCCAGACACAGACACATTCTGCTAA